The Mucilaginibacter mallensis genome has a segment encoding these proteins:
- a CDS encoding IS1595 family transposase has product MISDFKSILDLIKTFPSEQECITRMEQIRWNGNVISPFDPESKIYKCAGNKYKCKNTGKYFNVKTNTIFDNTKIPLVKWFMALYVFSSHKKGISSHQLAKDIDVTQKTAWFILHRLRYAFNHPDFNIKFTDEVQVDETYMGGREANKHKKKKAGGTQGRNTTSKKPVIGLRDKDGHVYAQVVNDVGRKTIEDIIDKMVPAGATVYTDEWLSYNRLHEKYNHKRVNHGAKQFVNEMAHTNGVENFWSHLKRGIDSQYHWVSKHHLQSYVNEFVLRFNTRKKGTAERFDYILSNIVGRLTYDDLIDIKNAAHRVKNIKPTNPAIG; this is encoded by the coding sequence ATGATTTCGGACTTTAAAAGTATACTGGATTTAATCAAGACTTTCCCGTCTGAGCAGGAGTGCATCACACGCATGGAGCAGATTAGATGGAATGGTAATGTGATATCTCCATTTGACCCAGAATCTAAAATCTATAAGTGTGCAGGTAATAAATACAAATGCAAAAACACTGGTAAATACTTTAATGTAAAAACCAATACCATATTCGATAATACTAAAATTCCATTGGTAAAATGGTTCATGGCTTTGTATGTGTTCTCATCCCATAAGAAAGGAATATCATCTCACCAATTAGCAAAGGATATAGATGTAACTCAAAAAACTGCATGGTTTATTTTACATCGCTTGCGGTATGCTTTTAATCACCCTGATTTCAATATTAAGTTCACAGATGAAGTGCAGGTCGATGAAACTTATATGGGCGGTAGAGAGGCTAATAAACACAAAAAGAAAAAGGCTGGTGGCACACAAGGTAGAAATACAACCTCAAAAAAGCCTGTAATAGGATTAAGAGATAAAGATGGTCATGTCTATGCACAGGTTGTTAACGATGTAGGCCGTAAAACGATAGAAGACATTATAGACAAAATGGTTCCAGCGGGAGCAACAGTTTACACTGATGAATGGTTATCATATAATCGTTTGCATGAAAAGTATAATCATAAAAGAGTAAATCATGGTGCTAAACAATTCGTTAATGAAATGGCTCATACAAATGGTGTAGAGAACTTTTGGTCACATTTAAAGCGAGGCATTGATTCGCAATACCATTGGGTAAGCAAGCATCATTTACAGAGTTATGTGAATGAATTTGTGTTAAGATTTAACACAAGAAAAAAAGGAACGGCAGAACGTTTTGATTATATTTTATCTAATATTGTAGGAAGGTTAACATACGATGACCTAATCGATATTAAAAATGCCGCCCACAGAGTTAAAAATATTAAACCAACAAACCCTGCAATTGGGTGA
- a CDS encoding helix-turn-helix transcriptional regulator: MEKEALLKKLGERIRDIRKEKGITQVQLAHSIGKDQQSIQRLEAGNINPSYYYLCEIAEGLDVKLEEVIKI; the protein is encoded by the coding sequence ATGGAAAAGGAAGCACTACTTAAAAAACTTGGTGAACGTATCCGGGATATCCGAAAGGAAAAGGGTATTACACAGGTGCAACTTGCCCATTCCATAGGTAAAGATCAGCAGTCAATCCAACGGCTGGAAGCTGGTAATATTAATCCGTCATATTATTATCTATGTGAGATAGCTGAAGGATTAGATGTCAAATTGGAAGAAGTTATAAAAATCTGA
- a CDS encoding tetratricopeptide repeat protein has translation MRIQDSWAIKVIVRYIEALMTLYIIGYFFLAFFLIFGYIFKRIYNTLDFILFYIAGIKFLRPDLGKRTIKLDSVDGFMIPFFICMGLLYVYVIKPQDDEEKANNIADHRRVDSMQRVEDSENYNEPAATTTSDNTPSTQPTTAQDYFRLGNEVAYGRNYEGAIMEYDKAIELDPKNGEYYCNRGIAKHEMGGSDNGCSDWQKAAELGNKYAVNALSNFCKVNLPATKDTSQRQASSVNTSLADTTLTNNVSPRQIQYTVTTDRAYFYNNPADVQSIRKGYLVAGENIVGSEESNGFVYCVFTNSTTMKSSKGWISKSCLK, from the coding sequence ATGAGAATTCAAGATTCTTGGGCGATAAAAGTGATAGTGAGATATATTGAGGCTTTAATGACTTTATATATAATTGGCTATTTCTTTTTAGCCTTCTTTCTAATCTTTGGTTATATTTTTAAAAGAATTTATAATACCCTTGATTTTATACTTTTTTACATAGCTGGCATCAAATTTTTAAGACCTGATTTGGGGAAAAGAACCATTAAGTTAGATTCTGTTGATGGTTTTATGATCCCTTTTTTCATTTGTATGGGCTTGTTGTATGTATATGTCATTAAACCACAAGATGACGAGGAAAAAGCTAATAACATAGCAGACCATAGACGTGTTGATTCTATGCAAAGAGTTGAGGATTCAGAAAATTATAATGAGCCTGCTGCCACTACAACATCTGATAATACACCCTCAACACAACCCACAACTGCACAAGATTATTTCAGATTAGGAAATGAAGTGGCCTATGGTAGGAACTATGAGGGTGCTATTATGGAATATGACAAGGCAATTGAACTTGACCCTAAAAACGGTGAATATTATTGTAACAGGGGTATTGCTAAGCATGAAATGGGTGGTAGTGATAATGGCTGTTCAGATTGGCAAAAAGCTGCTGAATTAGGTAATAAATACGCAGTTAATGCACTTAGTAATTTTTGTAAAGTTAATCTTCCAGCAACAAAAGATACATCCCAAAGACAAGCATCCAGCGTTAATACCTCTTTAGCCGATACAACATTAACAAATAATGTTTCGCCTAGACAAATTCAATATACAGTAACTACCGATAGAGCCTATTTTTATAATAACCCAGCTGACGTACAATCTATAAGGAAAGGATATTTAGTTGCAGGTGAAAATATTGTTGGTTCGGAGGAATCTAATGGATTTGTTTATTGTGTGTTTACAAATTCAACAACCATGAAATCTTCCAAAGGATGGATATCTAAATCTTGTCTAAAATAA
- a CDS encoding sensor histidine kinase produces the protein MAGIRLMAIWLLAYHLYHYAQREINIAKENARLAIIAKDAQLSSLSAQLNPHFLFNSLNNIKALVIENPKSARRAIDLLSDLLRTALYSDDVLLTTVKDELALVKDYFELEKLRFEERLQFCIEADDRLNNALILRFSIQTLAENAIKHGIARQKSGGLVSVKVVVVDNYINISVQNPGEFNMDEQNEGLGIKNLTERLQLQYKGLAKFGIINEAGGNVLSTILIPRS, from the coding sequence ATGGCCGGTATAAGATTAATGGCCATTTGGCTGCTGGCTTATCATTTGTACCACTATGCACAGCGGGAGATCAATATTGCAAAAGAAAATGCCCGTTTAGCCATCATTGCCAAGGATGCACAGCTTAGTAGTTTATCGGCACAACTTAATCCGCACTTCCTGTTCAATTCATTAAACAATATAAAGGCCCTGGTGATTGAAAACCCCAAATCTGCACGAAGGGCAATAGACTTATTATCTGATCTGTTACGGACGGCACTTTACAGCGACGATGTGTTACTAACTACTGTAAAGGATGAACTTGCCCTGGTCAAAGATTATTTTGAGCTGGAAAAATTACGCTTTGAAGAACGTTTGCAGTTTTGTATTGAGGCAGATGATCGATTGAATAATGCATTGATCCTGCGCTTCAGCATCCAAACGCTTGCAGAAAATGCGATAAAACATGGCATTGCCAGGCAAAAAAGCGGAGGCCTCGTCAGCGTAAAAGTTGTAGTGGTGGATAATTACATTAATATCAGCGTCCAAAACCCGGGAGAATTTAATATGGATGAACAAAATGAAGGTTTAGGAATTAAGAACTTAACTGAGCGTTTGCAGCTGCAATATAAAGGTTTGGCAAAATTCGGTATCATTAATGAGGCAGGAGGAAATGTCTTATCAACCATACTTATCCCACGCTCATGA
- a CDS encoding LytR/AlgR family response regulator transcription factor yields MKKIKTIIIDDERTARDEVKRLLENYPDFEIIGEAKDADEAKLLIELKQPDLLFLDIQMPEKSGFDLLESLDKVPQVIFLTAFDQYAVKAFEVSAIDYLMKPVREERFAKAIEQLRLKVANTTVESQIFVKDRQQYHFISWSKVYLIESMDNYARLYFDDKKVFLKSSLNQLEKKLDEAVFFRINRAQIINIHFIDKINIVQGGRMNISMKTGEVFEVSERQSVKLKNMGRT; encoded by the coding sequence ATGAAAAAGATAAAGACTATTATCATAGATGATGAGCGTACCGCCAGGGATGAAGTAAAAAGGCTACTGGAAAATTATCCTGATTTTGAAATAATAGGTGAGGCCAAGGATGCGGATGAAGCAAAACTACTGATCGAATTAAAACAACCCGATTTGCTTTTTTTAGATATACAAATGCCTGAAAAATCAGGGTTTGATCTTCTGGAATCGTTGGATAAGGTGCCTCAAGTGATATTCCTTACTGCATTTGATCAATATGCTGTTAAAGCTTTTGAAGTGAGTGCTATTGATTATTTGATGAAACCGGTACGTGAAGAACGCTTTGCTAAAGCTATTGAACAGCTAAGATTAAAAGTAGCAAATACTACAGTCGAGAGTCAGATCTTTGTTAAAGACCGTCAGCAATATCACTTTATCAGTTGGAGCAAGGTATATTTAATAGAATCAATGGATAATTATGCACGGTTATATTTTGATGATAAAAAGGTGTTCCTCAAAAGCTCATTAAACCAATTGGAAAAAAAGCTTGACGAAGCTGTTTTTTTCAGGATAAACCGGGCACAGATCATTAATATACATTTCATCGATAAAATAAACATAGTGCAGGGCGGCCGGATGAACATCAGCATGAAAACAGGTGAGGTGTTTGAAGTATCCGAAAGGCAGTCGGTAAAGCTCAAAAATATGGGGCGAACGTAA